A DNA window from Mus pahari chromosome 13, PAHARI_EIJ_v1.1, whole genome shotgun sequence contains the following coding sequences:
- the Rassf6 gene encoding ras association domain-containing protein 6 isoform X4 — MTAMDHQFPSWIVVDESTSISREQLNYLLETYNVFYENQKNLHILYGQTEDGQLIVEGMLDIFWGVKRPIQLKIQDEKQISSFDLLNSPETFASKGRMTRWGEFDDLYRISELDRTRVLASEARHSPEDEEPESPLLYRTMSEAALVRKRMRAPEMYRKDRMGVLSHHRASINGHVYNHETSIFTPTFGSETKVRANSVMRTEEVIKQLLQKFKIENSPRDFALYIIFGTGEQRKLKKTDVPLLQRLLQGPSKSNARIFLMDKDAEEISRDVAPYINFHFSFLESILQRLDEEEKMETERIMAKFNTERAFILKCLQNKQAVKTETTV; from the exons ggaacaACTTAATTATTTACTGGAGACTTATAATGTTTTctatgaaaaccagaaaaatCTGCATATATTGTATGGGCAG ACCGAAGACGGACAGCTGATTGTTGAAGGGATGCTGGACATTTTCTGGGGAGTCAAACGACCCATACAGCTGAAAATACAAGATGAGAAGCAAATCTCTTCCTTTGATCTGTTGAACTCACCGGAAACCTTTGCCAGCAAAGG GAGGATGACTCGCTGGGGAGAATTTGATGACCTTTACCGTATCAGTGAGCTGGACAGGACCCGCGTTCTAGCATCTGAGGCCAGGCATTCCCCGGAAG ACGAAGAGCCGGAATCCCCGTTGCTCTACAGGACCATGAGTGAGGCAGCTTTGGTGAGAAAAAGGATGAGGGCCCCAGAGATGTACAGAAAAGATAGAATGGGGGTGCTAAGTCACCACAGAGCCTCTATCAATGGACACGTCTACAACCATGAG ACATCCATCTTCACCCCAACTTTCGGGTCAGAGACTAAGGTCAGAGCCAATAGTGTCATGAGAACTGAAGAAGTAATAAAGCAACTTCTCCAGAAATTTAAG ATTGAAAATAGCCCTCGGGATTTCGCTCTTTACATTATTTTTGGGACAGGAG AGCAGAGAAAGCTAAAGAAGACCGATGTCCCACTGCTGCAGAGGCTACTACAAGGACCATCCAAAAGCAACGCTCGGATCTTCCTCATGGATAAAGATGCAGAAGAAATCAGCAGAGAT GTGGCTCCGTACattaattttcacttttctttcttggaaTCCATTCTTCAAAGATtagatgaagaagagaaaatggagactgAGAGAATTATGGCAAA ATTCAATACCGAAAGGGCCTTTATCCTGAAGTGTCTACAGAATAAGCAGGCAGTGAAAACGGAGACCACAGTCTAG
- the Rassf6 gene encoding ras association domain-containing protein 6 isoform X3, protein MTAMDHQFPSWIVVDESTSISREQLNYLLETYNVFYENQKNLHILYGQTEDGQLIVEGMLDIFWGVKRPIQLKIQDEKQISSFDLLNSPETFASKGRMTRWGEFDDLYRISELDRTRVLASEARHSPEDYLSYHSTLTPYADEEPESPLLYRTMSEAALVRKRMRAPEMYRKDRMGVLSHHRASINGHVYNHETSIFTPTFGSETKVRANSVMRTEEVIKQLLQKFKIENSPRDFALYIIFGTGEQRKLKKTDVPLLQRLLQGPSKSNARIFLMDKDAEEISRDVAPYINFHFSFLESILQRLDEEEKMETERIMAKFNTERAFILKCLQNKQAVKTETTV, encoded by the exons ggaacaACTTAATTATTTACTGGAGACTTATAATGTTTTctatgaaaaccagaaaaatCTGCATATATTGTATGGGCAG ACCGAAGACGGACAGCTGATTGTTGAAGGGATGCTGGACATTTTCTGGGGAGTCAAACGACCCATACAGCTGAAAATACAAGATGAGAAGCAAATCTCTTCCTTTGATCTGTTGAACTCACCGGAAACCTTTGCCAGCAAAGG GAGGATGACTCGCTGGGGAGAATTTGATGACCTTTACCGTATCAGTGAGCTGGACAGGACCCGCGTTCTAGCATCTGAGGCCAGGCATTCCCCGGAAG ACTATTTATCTTACCACAGCACTCTGACGCCATACGCAGACGAAGAGCCGGAATCCCCGTTGCTCTACAGGACCATGAGTGAGGCAGCTTTGGTGAGAAAAAGGATGAGGGCCCCAGAGATGTACAGAAAAGATAGAATGGGGGTGCTAAGTCACCACAGAGCCTCTATCAATGGACACGTCTACAACCATGAG ACATCCATCTTCACCCCAACTTTCGGGTCAGAGACTAAGGTCAGAGCCAATAGTGTCATGAGAACTGAAGAAGTAATAAAGCAACTTCTCCAGAAATTTAAG ATTGAAAATAGCCCTCGGGATTTCGCTCTTTACATTATTTTTGGGACAGGAG AGCAGAGAAAGCTAAAGAAGACCGATGTCCCACTGCTGCAGAGGCTACTACAAGGACCATCCAAAAGCAACGCTCGGATCTTCCTCATGGATAAAGATGCAGAAGAAATCAGCAGAGAT GTGGCTCCGTACattaattttcacttttctttcttggaaTCCATTCTTCAAAGATtagatgaagaagagaaaatggagactgAGAGAATTATGGCAAA ATTCAATACCGAAAGGGCCTTTATCCTGAAGTGTCTACAGAATAAGCAGGCAGTGAAAACGGAGACCACAGTCTAG